The sequence aagaaatcaaaacaaaagaaccTGGATGGTGACTAGCTCTTTCTTCTGGGGCTCACTGTTTATGTTGGGGAGAGGTGAGGGGGATTTCAGCCACATCCTGCTACCAATTTTTGGTAGAGAAACAAGTAGTAGAAAGAGGTCTGCTAGGTACGGAAGGAAGTGCAGCACTGCTTTTCTCTTGTATCATAGCAATTTTCTGGCTCATGCTTTTGGGAGATATTTTTAGAGCATGTGTTTCTCATACTCTAGAAAGATTCCAGTGTGGCACTTGATGTGTGATGATTTGCCTTCTcattctgcatttctgtcatGATTttaggggaaggagaaaaaaaaagcaccacacCCCACCCGCaataaaaaatacccaaatccCCTAAATTTCAGGTCTGTAATGAGAAGGAAGAGAGCTAATGCCTTTGTCATGGACAACTTCCATGGCCTtaatatttagaataaaaataaatacatttaaagaaatataattttgggaaggaaagctAATATGAGATTAGAGGAAAACATTCACATGTCATTAATTGTTCATTGGCATTTTGAAGTGTGTAGCATTTTTGACATAATTTTCtaaatctttgttttcctttgttaatTTCCTTTGTTAATAGAGATCAGTTGGgaatggaaagagaaaggatggCATTTATGATGAACATTAATCAATGCACAGTTCCCTCACTGTTCAATATCAAGGAGTTATATTGCAAAACCAGCTCCTGTGCTTGAGCTGTCTGGCGCAGTTCCAAGGCTCTTAAGGCTTCAGTAAGAAGATAGAATATTTGCATGAGTATTGTTTCTGTTACACTGCAGGCATCTAAAATACTTGCTTTGGTATCAGGTGGTTGCAAACAAGCGTCATTACTTCTAATACTGATACATTCGAtcacttaaaataaaacttgatgagtaactgatttttcttcttttactttatACAGTCCAGGCCTTCAAGTAAAATCAAATCATGATGCTCACAAATAGCCCCGTCGCTTGCTTTGCACATGCAGTCTtctgaaagaaagaggaagttcTTTTTGTTTAGCCTGTGAGGACTGGATGCAGGCTTATTTAGGAGTGGTTAACCATACTGCCTGTGCCCACCGTGGAGGGAGGGATAGCTAGGGAACAGGAAGGGAATTAGTCCTTCTGCAACATCTTTGCATGTCTACCCTCTTTTTCTTAAAGAGGgattttgttggtttctttctagggagaaaaaaacaaccaaccaagCAGCATCCTGTATTGCAGGTCCTTGTGTTCTCTTAGCAATGAGCCCTGTCAGGTACAACTGATGGGGTGCACTCTGCTCTCCTGTCTGTTTCCCAACAGCAAGGACCAACTGGAAGCCTTTTACCCACTGAGTTTTGGGACTGTTAGTTCTTAATGCACTcaatttttctgaaggaaaccTCTGGTTTCTTTTGTGTATAATGCACATTTACTCCTAGAAAACTGGTTTAGTGGAGTTCTTTTCCTCAGAGGGATGACTTGCCAGGGAAATACAGCAGGGATTCCTCTGTTAGCATGTGGGTGTTCACTAAAGTGTCtcaaaagctttattttactCCCCTGTTCTGCCCCTAGCAAGCACAGGGAGAAAGCAATTGCTTTTCAGACTCAAGGTACTTCCTAGATGTTAAATCAACGTTTTCCCTGGTCTGTGAGAATTTTACCTTGGGCCAGTAACTGCTCTAGAAATGTCATCCTCTATAGAACTCATCActaaaaagttatttctgtagaaataaaatcttcccTTCCTATCCTGTTCCAGTTAATTGTCTTTGGCTGCCTGTTTCTAAGGAATTAACCTCGAACAGTCAGGTGGTTAGTGGTGATAATGCAGAAGCCAGATGACCTATTAAGAGGAGAAAATTttggtagatttttttcctttacgtcaccaaaggaaagaaacatcAAGATGCTTCATCCTATCTGATTTGGATGCTGTCTTCTTAACCTTTGTAAATCTTTGTAGAAGTCTAACTaggaacaaattaaaatatagcTCTTGTATCATAACTCTGCTCTTGGTCTAGTTTTGAATTATGCAGCGTGCTAATGCGTAAGTGCAGATAACTTCTACAGCATCCTGGTAGTGGTGTTGTACTGGTGCTTCTTCCTGTAGTGTTTTCCCACTGTATAGATGATGCAGTTCAGGACCCAGCTTTCAGCTGGGAGATGCAAGAGCCAGATATCATGTAATAAATTGTCCTGAAGTCCAACAAATGGGCTGCAAATCAACACATTTGTCAAGTACTTTCCTGTTGGAGATGATAGTCAACTGTTCTGTGGTTAGTGTAAGACTTACCGCTCTTCTTTGTGTCTGGCACTTGCCACACAGCTAACCGGTCCTCAATCTTAGTTTTCATCTAAATACGGTGTTACCATAACCTTGAAAATGAGTTtaggcagctgtgcctgctgctccagaagaGACCCTGATGCCATAGGGCTGTGAAGGAGTCCATAACCTCCTTTCCTCTGGCTCAAGGTGAGGAGGGGCCAGCATGCTATAGAGCAGCGCTCATTCTAGATGTGACtatttctcttctcattttcatgAATGCTTGTAAACACACTTGAAAGCACATCAGCAGACTGAGCATCAGCAGTGAGAAAGGGTGAAGAAAACTGGGTGAATGGAGTTCACAATGTTTAGTACCTTGCAAAGGTGTTATATGCTCAGTCACAGATATTTTTCGAACCAGAGTGTTGAAAGTGTATTACCAAAACTCGTGTGAGACCATTGAAACAAATTCACTGGTGCATGAAGCTGTCCTCCTGGTCAGATTTTgtagagagaaagagaaagatgagAAGATCAGATCAGATAATACAGACCTAACCAAGCTGCATCTGAGTGAATGCTTTCAATCTCATCTAAGCTCTTCATTGTGCAATAGCAAAGCCTCTTGCACACATAGCCAGAGATCTCATTTGTCCTCTAACTTTGTTTACATGAAACTTCTTGTGTTCCCCTGGCAGACCTGAGCACCATGATTTGTTAGAACTCAGCCAGCACCAGTGGTTTGGCATGGCAGTCCGAGTACTCATGCATTTGTAAGGCTTTGTCTTCACTTACCCACATGCTTCATCAGTTCCTTGAGAAACATAAAAGCTTGAGTTGACCTGCTGTCCTAATGCTTGGGAGTGCATTGTGCCTTGAGATCTTCCAAATAAGCTGCTCAGGTcttcttttgctgtgttttccatCTTGTATGCAGTGATGCAGGAGCTGCATTGGAGAGGGAGTCCCTTGCTTGGGatcttctttttgtttattccaTTTAGATATCCTTGCCCTTGCAAGTTCTGCAGGCAGTGACACTCTGTTGCATCAGTGTTGTCCTTCTGGACAGGAGTGTTTACAGTATCAGCAGCTGCACTGTTAGGCAGGAAGGGAAGCTTCCTTTTATGTGGGTATTCCTGATTTTTGtgtggctgctggtgctgggctgaggTTTTACCCTTGTGGTATAATATTCACCCAGAAAGGGGAAACATCTTGAATACAGGACGTTGTGTTTCATGGGTGTTGAGCGCAGTGTGCTTTCAGGTTTGACCTTGCCAGCAGGCCTGGCAGTGACTGCCCCCTAAGAACCTCTTTCCTCTGCCTATGTTGCCTCCACTGCTACTACTTGTGAGCTTGAATTGCAAGAGCACTCAAAGGCCACTGGTCCATCTCTGCTGAGCTAAGAGGTGCTGCTTGCACCTGTGGTAAACTGCAGGCAGCGCTAAAAGCTTCGCAGGTGGAAAGGCAGGGTGAGCAACTTGGAACTGGGATGCAAAGAGGCAGTGCTGCATCTTCACTCAGATAATGACAGCTGCCTGCTTGCTGTCCTTCACTGTGCCCCACTTAAAATGAAAGGGGTGTGTGTAAAGGATAATGAGATATAAACCCTAAAGTTTGCAGATGGAATCTTCTCTAggttttctcctctgctgctttaAAACAGGCAGGCTATAGGCTGACACCCTGAATACGGGCAGAAGGGGTACTGCTGTCGGAAAGGAGAAGACTGGAGGAAAATAGGGCTTGAATTGAGAATTTTTTCATAGCAGAGACAAAAGGAAGAGATTTCACATAGCCAAGCAGAAAGTCTTAGTGCTTAGACATGCCCTAGCACATGGCTTGAAGGAGCTGTTAGAGTTAAGCACGAGTTTAGGTAGCAGGTAGTGTCTCTGTGAGAGACATTATGTCTGGAGAGCTGCTTGTGCAGTTGTGCTGAGTTCCACCTGACATCTAAGCACACAAGGACATGTGAGGTCAAGTCACTGCTTTTAAGAAGAatcaaacacaaaccaaaatacAGACTTGACAGTTATCAGAATAAAGTTTATCACACTGTAGTGCCTAAAATACCAGTTTCTTACTTGGATAGAGTGGCAAATAACTTACACCAGTGAGTTCTGTGTTTCATTGGCAGACAATAACTTTTACTTTGCAAGACCTGTATTCAGTTCTAAATTCTAGAAACAGCGCGAGGTGAGCTTTCGgatatatttctttctttctaagTAGTGATTTTACTAAATGCAGCACTTTCTTTATCctccttctgcttttgttttcagagcaagGCATTTCAGAGAGAGCATCAAATTTATCCATGAGTGCCGGCTCACAGGTGAAGGCTGCTTAGTTCACTGGTATGTATACTGCTcattaaaaaaactttttaaggGTTTCTCTACCTTGATTTAGATGttcataattttaataaattagtAGTCATCTCTCCTCTGTAGCAAAATCCTCTTGGACTGAATTGcccctttaatttaaaaagctcCAGAAGATTCGCAAATGCTTTTAAAGCCTTATGCTAGGACTTTGGAGTCTGTGGGGTGGGCAGCTGCTTGGAGATGAAAGGAGCCCAAGAAATTATTCTTGACTTTCTCTTATCAAACATTTTTATAGGATTTATTTGACTAGGAATGTGTTGGCTGAAGACATACTATTTATTTCTCATCATTTTAATCACTGCATTTCTAAATGTGATTTCCATAATCCTAATAATTTGATTAGTTTCTCTAACAGCTGTTTTGGTGACTTCAGAGTTGTTAAAAAAACCTGTCTGAacagaaattgatttttttcccttctttcttttctttaaactgCTGAAGCATTCGAATGTTGCATTTGTTAATAGCAAGACCCTGATTGGAGAGATGCTCCTGGGACTgtaaagaatagaaaaggaaatcctaccctgggttttttcttgctctctgcTATTGGTTGTGGTGTTTGTGCTGTATGTCCAAAGGACATATCTGAGTCTATATCTGGAATCAGAGTCATCTCATGATTTGAACACTGGACTTGTACACAGGCCCTGAGTATAAATCCTCACTTTGCTATTGACTCATGACAGGGCTGTGCATGAGCCATTTGGTCAGTCTTGGTGTAGGGAAAACAGGAATAAGTAGTCTGAATActaatagattttaaaaaacatatatttaaattgGTGAAGTATGCAGAAACATAAAATGGTGAAAGAGTCTGGTAACTCTATATTTTTACTGTGGTAAATATAACTCTAACACATTCTTTATTCTCTCAATAGAAATGATTCTGAGTTTGTCCAGTGTTGTCCAGCCAGGCATAATGAATGATTCTTACTCTATCCCAGCTTTTCATCTGGGGAAACTGGAGTCCTGAGAGTTTAAGCTGCACAATGCTGTCAGTAGCAGAAAGAGGAACTCAAGCAACCAGACATATGTACCTCTTATTGGTTCAGTTAAAGTTCATTTTGGCCCCATGAAATTGCAGCCTTTATTCATGGTGGAGAGGAAACAGTCTTATTTCACTGCTCTGATCTTTATAAACAGAAGAAAGTGGGTGACTTACTTCTGCCTTTTTAAAACCCAAATCTAACTTAGAATGTGTGCACTGTCCCCTGCTTTTGACTACTTCATgcttatttcttccttttcagccTCATATGAGTTACCACTCAAAACCCACGTTCTTGATcatgtagatttttttctgctgcatttaaaaaagtAGCACCAAGACAATTTAACTTAAATATTGTAGTATTTCTTCCTCAGGCAAGCAACATAGCAGTCTGTGATGTTGAGAAGTGATGCTTTTAGCTGTAACAGGTGAAGTATAGCACTGCTTCAGTGTATTTCATGCCCTTTTCCATGCAGCCTTGCAGGTGTCTCCAGGAGTGTCACACTGGTGGTTGCCTACATCATGACCATCACAGACTTTGGCTGGGAAGATGCACTGTCTGTTGTCCGCGCGGCGAGGTCCTGTGCCAATCCAAACATGGGCTTCCAGAGACAGCTGCAGGAATTTGAAAAACATGATGTTGATCAGGTAAATGAACTACAACAAAGAGCTGGGAAACACAACTCCAAGTCAGATCATGAGCTACTTCTCACTATTTTGTGGTCTGTGTGGTTTATCTGACTCCCTGTTTTTGCTTTGAGGGAATGGCTTCTTAGCCCAGCCAGTTCCACGAAGGAGATACAGATAGATCTGAAGGTATCAGGGAATGCTAGGTGCGACAAGGGATCAAGCACAGCATCTAAACACCTCCTGCCCAACTGTGCTGTCAATCTGGTGGTTGTTTCATGTGAGCTAAGACACAGTTGAAGATTAACACCTTTAGAGGGGTAAAAGTAAAGGGTGGGTTCTCAGAACATAGGTAAAGGCCAACCTATAACTACCAGTTGTATAAAAGCAGTGAGTTTCCCCCAACACATTCATTTGGAATAGCAGGAAAGAAATCATCATCACAAATCTTTCATGTCCAGGAGTTAAACTAAGTCCTCATTATGATTTGTGTGTTGTGACCCCCCTCCCACTTGTGTAGCTAAGACTTGATAAATTTTCTGATGTTTAGGGCAGCCTCAGATCTGaccctttgttttcttattaGCCTTTTGAAGGTTTTGTGGGACTAGGAGAATCAATGAAAGGGTAGGAATGCTAAAGGggtttcataaaagaaaaattagtttcttactccaaaaaaaccccatcctaCACAAAAGACCTGCTCCCTGTGGGTGATTGGTGACTTCCACTTACGTTACTAACCTACTGTGGCCgtcctttccattttccattgCTCAGcatgttgttgttgttttgtgggCTTTTGTGCCTGTTGtgcttattaaaaataacaacaacagaGGCAAACCAAAGTCGGAAAGCAAAATACACAAGACAAAggatgttggtttttttattccatCCCTGTcattctgctgcagaaagctcAGAGTTTAAAAATTACCATTTGTTTTGCATGATGCAGTTAGCAActgtaaatatttgtgtttttttaatatgtaactGAATGGTTCCTGGGTCATTTGGAACTGGTGTAAATGGTAGAATAACTGATTTTTAAGAGACAAAAGTCAGAGAGGGACTTTCCAGACTTGTCTCCTTCCTCCCTTACAGTCATTTCTACTCTAATTGGTTTGGTCTAACAGCAATGACAATTAAGGCTGTATGCAAATAGCCTGATAAAGACAGTAACGTCTCTCTTTTTTCATCCACCATGGACTGTGCATTCTGTCTTTATTCACGGAGGGGGAGGCAGTAGGTTGCAGAAAGAAGTATCCACCTGTATTCACTGGCTGGGCTGTAGTTTCTTAGTGTCTCTTAAGAGCAACCACATCCTCAGCAGGTGTCTGTTTACACACCTGATTTCGGTGGAATGATGCCATCTGCCAAGGGCGTGAacttttttcagatttcagcagcatttgGTGTTTTGCTGTTCCACTTAAGGGTGGTGGTATCCTGTGGCCTCTCTGGAATGTTGTCCTCTAGATCTTGGTCTTAAAGGATGAGGTTTAGTCACTAAGGTCATGGCATAGTTTGCACCTGTTCCAAACTTCCACATGGTAGCCTGACGCTTCAGGTTTGCCTGAAGACTTCTTTAAGGAATGGGAGGAAGTATCTATGTTGAGGTCTTGTCTCCCAATATCCTAGTAAATTACCTTTATGGATCAAGCTATTTCATGAGCCCCAAACAGAACAAAGCTGTGAAGGTTAAGGTTTGGAAAATTATTATTGTCCTCACTGGGACACAACAGTTGGAGTCTGTGTTTACTAGCTTGTTCTGCAGGTAAGCGCAACAAAATTGTCAGGAATTGGACAGTTCCTCAGCTGGGATTGTCCTCAGCTGGACTCAAATTCTCCAGCAGGCAAAGAAGTGTCAGAGCTGAGTGGATAGAAAAAGTGAACATGTGAAATTACCACTCTTTCCTATAAGACAGAGTTATCAGCTGGCAGGTCCAAATCaagaaaaaggagggggggaTTTATACAATATGCACTTATGGAGCTTGTTAGGATACAGATATCTCGTGGTAAACAAAAATGGGGATTAAAATGAGATATCATGACAAAAGAATTAATTTGTGTTACCAGACACAGATACTGCCTCAACCTCTGAGAGCACCTGAGCTGAAAATTGCTGCAAACTGAGGAAATGGCCAAGGAAAAGGTCTCAGCATTATTGCCCTGCTGTTGCTTGATTCTTTCCTCATCATTTATATCTGGTTACTCTCAAAGCAGGATACAGAGCTGGACTGACCATCAGCTGGGCCTGGTACATATGTTACCATGTACCAAATTCAGTCATTCATATCTGTAACATATAGGGTCCCATTCTATAGCTTGTAAAACTCAGAGACTATTTCTTTCTAGAGGACACCTATTAGGATATCCACACTACATTTTTTACTACTGGTGTTTGTGGGCTTAAGATAAAAACACCTGTAAGAGTGGTTCACTTTCTGATCTTCAACGTTCTTGCAGCCTGTTGTGACTTGGGCAAGTTGGCTGATCATATTGGCTTCCATGCTAATTCCTCTTATTGTTTGTGTATGCAGCAGGAAGAGGGAGGTTTTAAGTCCAGGATGTCCTTTCCCAGCAGGTGTTCCTTACTCTGTATTACTCCAGTCAGCCAAGCTGTTCCTCAGATGTGTCATTTCAGGAGATGTAAGGAGTCTCAGTGATTTCAAATATGTGCTGTGCATTCCGTGCTGCTATTGAAGGTCATGCAATATTTGCAGTGCTTTTCTTTAAACTATATATGATCCTAAAGGTTATCAAAATTCTGTAGGACGGGAAGAAGAATTACTCCTCCATTCATTTCATGTTACTGTTTCATAATTTTGTATATGTCTTTTCAATTTCTCCAGTTCAGGCAGTGGCTGAAAGAAGAATATGGCGAAAACTCTTCTCAGGATCTGCAAGAAGCCAAAAATCTTCTGAGCAAATACAAAGAGCAGGCAGAGTTGCATCAGACTACTGGAGGAAGGCAGTGGAATAACAACTTCTCATCTGTGCCATCACTCTCATACAGCAACTACACAACAGAGACCTAGTTGCAAGAGGtcgatttttttttctttctacttttgcAAAACATCTTGCCATGTTTTCCATCCCATCTTCAAGACTTTCAGCAGTAAGCCATGCAAACTGTTGATTTATAGAAAACTTCTGGATGAcattatgtgtgtgtgtgtatgagtgTGTTTCACACAGTTTGGTAATTCGGGCAGGATCAAGCTCTGTTTGTGCCCAGAGACAGGATCCAGTGACTGTGGCTGAGGCAGTCGGTCTGCCAGCCATACCTATGTCCCCTTCTGCCCACATTGCCTGGCATTTGCTGTGAGGTTAGCTCAACTCCTCTTGTTGTAGGCTAGCAAAGGGCTTGGAGAGATGAAGTCTGGTGATTCGAGCTGTGGCAGTTTGGCATCTCTGCACTCTTAGTGTGGCCGAGGTGTTACTGCACCTGAAGAAGGGAACTCGAGTCtgggtctctgctgctcctgctcacagtCCATTGGCAGGTAATAGTGTGGAGGTGGGTGTGAACTTGAGTGCAGGCTGAAAGCTGGAGCAGATGAGACAGGGGCCCAAGTAGGTTTCCCCCAGCAGTGGCATCTAGGAGAGAAGTGGGACAGACAGCTCTGAGTAATAACACCTTCAACCGCCACAGTTGTCTTTGCTTCAGTGCCCGTGAGACTGAGCTGTCGGCAGAGCTGCCACAGACCAAGAGCACCCAGGCTGTTACCACAGCTCAGCTGATGTGCAGTGATTTAAGCCGTGCTCCCTTGACTGTGCATGTGGTCTCCCGACATAAGCTTTTCTGGAGAATAGTTTATCATGTCTCCAGAGCCACTGACCTTCATTCCCCACAGAACACGTGCCTCTTCAGCACGCGCCCCTGCGCACATGATAGCGCATCTCCAAAGAGTGGGCTCGGTGTGAGTGCGAGCACCTGTTTCTTTGCTTGTGCTGTGGTTTGCTCTTTGACTTCAGCTACCTCAAAAATGCTGTTCTTGTCATTGTGGTTGTAAATGCAACCTTGAAAATTGCCTTGTGTAATCTTAATCTAACACTGAGTGAAGTAAGTAGGTGCGTGTGTGTGCGAGAGTGCGTGTGCACGTATATTTCAAAATGTCTGTATTTGAGAagtttattgttttattttaaaattgcccATATTTCTCACTGGTTTAAAGATTGAGTTGTTGGAATTCAACTTTCCTGCCATTTAAACACCACTATATATTTTGGTGTGATCAGATTTATGGGAATTCATTTgtacaatatattttaaattaggtTGAAACTAGGAGCCATACTCCGCTCTTGGTAGCGCTGTGTTTTTCTGGAATGGAACCATTGCCTGACTGAAGCAGCTTGTAAGAGTGTAATTTCAAACATGTCAGTAGGGATGCTGGGCAATGTATTGATTTCTGATGGTGTCGTTTGAAGTGGCTCTGATGCCAAGATCATGATTTCTTGTCTTTGACTTGGAGGATGGAAGGCCGGCTTTTCTTCTAGATTCTAGATTCTTCTTTCTagattctagaaaataaaaagtatcaCCCAAACAGCCAAGATAGGAAACGAAAACCAAACCTTTCATTTGTTCAAGTGTGGTGTATATCATGCTAAAAGCTAAGCACTGAGTGAGAAGCAATCAGCATACTAAATAGTATCCAAATTACGTCTCTTTCAATTTCTTTGGTACTCTGGCCTCCCATTCCTTCACAAGATTCCTCTACATGTGATTTCCTGCTTGCAGGTGGCAGTGAATTCTTTGGATGTGAGCAAGGCTTTTGGGTCAAGTAAACTCTGGCTGTTAAATATCTTTTGTTAAGTatcataaaaaaatatgttatgGCTTGTGAAATACGGGTCACGCTTATCAATAATtgcctaaaagaaaaaaagggaatgggaTGGAACTGACCTGTCAGTTTCATCTGAGGTCAAGCCTGCATCAGGGTTCTCATTGCACTAAGCATTTGAAGTGTACTGAGCATGATGAGAACAGGATAATCATATCTTTGTTGCAGTAAGGGATGTTGCTGGGTTTGGGAAAAGTGCTGGAACTAACTTTGTTTTCAACCTTGCAGCTAAATGAACCACTGCCTGTTTGGTACATCCAGCAGTTGCTCTGTGATTGCCTCATAAGAAGGGTATTTAGCTGTTCCTGAAGATGTTGATCGGCAAACAATAGTCTGGTTAacaattccagcccagcagtgtcCATGTTGGCAGTCCCTTCTGTGCTCTGAGGGTAGATGTAATAATTGCAAAAGGTTTTCCTCGGTAACAGGGTCTGACACATGTTCAGGATGTGGGTCCATTTGTTCAACCTTCTACTCATGATAGGATGCAGAGGGCAGCATCAGCCCATCCCCCAAAGGGCAGCTTTGTCAGAAGTATTCTGCCTATGGTCTTGCAGGTATCCAGCCAGTCCTTCCTGTAGCTGGCTGCCAACGTTGTGTATCCTATAACACTCCTGGCACTCTTGTCCTTTCAGTAGTAATGCTGTGGGTGCTGGTAAGTTGGCAGTTCTTTTACTGTTCTG comes from Camarhynchus parvulus chromosome 2, STF_HiC, whole genome shotgun sequence and encodes:
- the DUSP22 gene encoding dual specificity protein phosphatase 22, with the translated sequence MGNGMNKILPGLFIGNFKDARDVEQLSKNNITHILSIHDSARPMLEGMKYLCIPAADSPSQNLARHFRESIKFIHECRLTGEGCLVHCLAGVSRSVTLVVAYIMTITDFGWEDALSVVRAARSCANPNMGFQRQLQEFEKHDVDQFRQWLKEEYGENSSQDLQEAKNLLSKYKEQAELHQTTGGRQWNNNFSSVPSLSYSNYTTET